A part of Ammospiza nelsoni isolate bAmmNel1 chromosome 9, bAmmNel1.pri, whole genome shotgun sequence genomic DNA contains:
- the TOR3A gene encoding torsin-3A, with translation MGPARLPAPRGLGCFVLVLLLLLGGSGSPGTTPPPRAPWAEEQGAVPEGTPWGRVRYEAVKKHLGALSKHYWQYLACKVWQEGCEEEEKQQAEREASPIPGWGFPLVGQDYLEILSAWYCSFGKCCETGDCRIINNITGLEAELNGQLHGQHLAKAVVLRAVQGFLQSPRPPKALVLSFHGWSGTGKNFVARMVATHLFRDGLRSDCVRVFVSLLHFPHHNYVDSYKAQLQRQISETLQRCRQALLIFDEAEKLHSNLLDAITPFMAQHTSKGQADQQRSIFLFLSNLGGNTINEVALDFWRAGRAREEIPLELLEQRLRLELQEAAENSYAHRQLLREKLIDFVVPFLPLEYQHVRLCARDAFLARGLPYTEATLDQVAQMMVFVPKEEKLFSAQGCKSVPQRINYFLP, from the exons ATGGGCCCGGCCAGGCTCCCGGCCCCCCGCGGGCTCGGCTGCTTTGtactggtgctgctgctgctcctgggcggCTCGGGCAGCCCCGGGACAACGCCGCCGCCCCGGGCGCcctgggcagaggagcagggagccgTCCCGGAGGGGACACCGTGGGGCAGGGTGAGGTACGAGGCCGTGAAAAAGCATCTGGGAGCCCTCTCCAAGCACTACTGGCAGTACCTGGCGTGCAAGGTGTGGCAGGAGGGCtgcgaggaggaggagaagcagcaagCAGAACGAGAGGCCAGTCCCATCCCAG GCTGGGGCTTTCCTCTGGTTGGCCAGGATTACCTGGAGATCCTCTCTGCCTGGTACTGCAGCTTCGGCAAGTGCTGCGAGACAGGAGACTGCAGGATCATCAACAACATCACAG ggctggaggcagagctcaATGGGCAGCTGCACGGGCAGCACCTGGCCAAGGCCGTGGTGCTGCGGGCGGTGCAGGgcttcctgcagagcccacgGCCCCCCAAGGCTCTGGTGCTGTCCTTCCATGGCTGGTCTGGCACAGGGAAGAACTTTGTGGCTCGCATGGTGGCCACTCACCTGTTCCGGGACGGGCTGAGGAGTGACTGTGTCAGGGTGTTCGTGTCCCTGCTCCACTTCCCACACCACAACTACGTGGACTCCTACAAG gcccagctgcagaggcagaTCAGCGAGACCCTGCAGCGCTGCAGGCAGGCCCTGCTCATCTTCGACGAGGCCGAGAAGCTGCACTCCAACCTCCTGGATGCCATCACACCCTTCATGGCTCAGCACACCAGCAAGGGCCAGGCAGATCAGCAGAGAtccatcttcctcttcctcag CAATCTTGGTGGCAACACCATCAATGAGGTGGCCCTGGACTTCTGGCGAGCCGGGCGGGCACGGGAGGAGattcccctggagctgctggagcagcggctgcgcctggagctgcaggaggctgcag AGAACAGCTATGCCCACAGACAGCTCCTCAGGGAGAAGCTGATTGATTTCGTGGTGCCGTTCCTGCCCCTGGAGTACCAGCACGTGAGGCTGTGTGCACGGGACGCCTTCCTGGCCCGGGGCCTTCCCTACACCGAGGCAACGCTCGACCAGGTGGCCCAGATGATGGTGTTTgtccccaaagaggagaagcttttcTCTGCACAGGGCTGCAAATCCGTGCCCCAGCGCATCAATTATTTCCTTCCTTGA
- the ABL2 gene encoding tyrosine-protein kinase ABL2 isoform X2 produces MSVGTVLFQSSSYGKEGRLLCCLSEGTSEPTVSFTEALHRPYGCDVEPQALNEAIRWSSKENLLGATESDPNLFVALYDFVASGDNTLSITKGEKLRVLGYNQNGEWSEVRSKNGQGWVPSNYITPVNSLEKHSWYHGPVSRSAAEYLLSSLINGSFLVRESESSPGQLSISLRYEGRVYHYRINTTSDGKVYVTAESRFSTLAELVHHHSTVADGLVTTLHYPAPKCNKPTVYGVSPIHDKWEMERTDITMKHKLGGGQYGEVYVGVWKKYNLTVAVKTLKEDTMEVEEFLKEAAVMKEIKHPNLVQLLGVCTLEPPFYIVTEYMPYGNLLDYLRECNREEVSAVVLLYMATQISSAMEYLEKKNFIHRDLAARNCLVGENHVVKVADFGLSRLMTGDTYTAHAGAKFPIKWTAPESLAYNTFSIKSDVWAFGVLLWEIATYGMSPYPGIDLSQVYDLLEKGYRMEQPEGCPPKVYELMRACWKWNPPDRPSFAETHQAFETMFHDSSISEEVAEELGRTASSSSIVPYLPRLPMLPSKTRTLKKQAENKENIEGAQDTVEHSASSSAPGFIRSTQPAGGSPALPRKQRDKSPSSLLEDAKETTFTRDRKGGFFSSFMKKRNAPTPPKRSSSFREMENQPHKKYELTGNFSSVASLQHVDGFSFAPAQQDTSLAPPKCYGGGFVQRTFYSEEGTGPSSAGAVSTGGGWSGITGFFTPRLIKKTLGLRAGKPTGNEEASKPFPRSNSTSSMSSGLPEQDRMAMTLPRNSQRSKIQLERTVSTSSQPDESTERASDLIPKRFEEGPSLTRERPKAKLLPRGATALPFRTPSASEEKEGPGLVAAPKGKEKNSSPRQGALEDGERPGWSSPVKAAAILPTTHNHKVPVLISPTLKHTPADVQLIGTDSQGNKFKLLSEHQVTSSGDRDRPRRVKPKCAPPPPPVMRLLQQPAACSDAAEELSSAAGAQHGLEPSEGSKKAAAAAAPVGGKSGRPVMPPPQVPLSTSSTSPLKMANGTAGAKVALRKTKQAAEKIPADKISKEALLECADLLSSAIAEPTPNSQLVDTGHQLLDYCSGYVDCIPHTRNKFAFREAVSKLELSLQELQVSSTAAGVHGANPVLNNLLSCVQEISDVVQR; encoded by the exons atgagtGTGGGGACAGTCCTGTTCCAGTCCAGCAGCTATGGGAAGGAgggcaggctgctctgctgcctcagcGAGGGCACCTCTGAACCCACTGTGAGCTTCACAG aGGCCCTGCACCGCCCCTACGGCTGCGACGTCGAGCCCCAGGCACTGAACGAAGCCATCAGGTGGAGCTCCAAGGAGAACCTGCTTGGAGCCACTGAGAGTGACCCCAATCTCTTTGTTGCACTTTACGATTTTGTAGCAAGTGGTGACAACACACTCAGCATCACCAAAG GTGAGAAGTTGCGAGTCCTGGGTTACAACCAGAATGGTGAATGGAGTGAGGTACGTTCAAAGaacgggcagggctgggttccAAGCAACTACATCACGCCAGTGAACAGCCTGGAGAAGCACTCGTGGTACCACGGGCCTGTGTCCCGCAGCGCTGCCGAGTacctgctcagcagcctcatCAATGGCAGCTTCCTGGTGCGGGAGAGCGAGAGCAGCCCGGGCCAGCTGTCCATCTCGCTCAGGTACGAGGGACGTGTGTACCACTACAGGATCAACACCACCTCAGATGGCAAG GTCTATGTGACAGCAGAAAGCCGTTTCAGCACgctggcagagctggtgcaCCATCACTCCACGGTGGCAGATGGCCTGGTGACAACCCTGCATTACCCAGCCCCCAAGTGCAATAAGCCCACGGTGTACGGGGTGTCCCCCATCCATGACAAGTGGGAGATGGAGCGCACCGACATCACCATGAAGCACAAGCTCGGGGGAGGGCAGTATGGAGAGGTCTACGTGGGGGTCTGGAAGAAATACAATCTCACAGTGGCTGTGAAAACGTTAAAG GAAGATACCATGGAGGTGGAAGAGTTCTTGAAGGAAGCTGCTGTGATGAAGGAGATCAAGCACCCAAATCTAGTGCAGTTGTTAG gtgtgTGCACCCTGGAGCCCCCGTTTTACATCGTGACAGAGTACATGCCCTACGGGAACCTGCTGGACTACCTGCGCGAGTGCAACCGCGAGGAGGTCAGCGCTGTCGTGCTGCTCTACATGGCCACCCAGATCTCCTCTGCCATGGAGTACCTGGAGAAGAAGAACTTCATCCACAG GGACCTGGCAGCACGGAACTGCTTAGTTGGAGAAAACCACGTGGTGAAGGTGGCTGACTTTGGCTTGAGTCGACTCATGACTGGTGATACCTACACAGCCCATGCTGGGGCCAAGTTCCCAATCAAATGGACAGCTCCTGAGAGCCTGGCCTACAACACCTTTTCAATCAAATCAGATGTGTGGG CCTTTGGGGTGCTGTTATGGGAAATTGCTACCTATGGGATGTCACCATACCCAGGCATTGACCTCTCTCAGGTGTATGATCTGCTGGAAAAGGGCTATCggatggagcagccagaggggtgCCCTCCCAAGGTGTATGAGCTGATGAGGGCAT GCTGGAAGTGGAACCCACCAGACCGACCTTCCTTTGCTGAGACCCaccaggcttttgaaaccaTGTTCCACGACTCGAGCATCTCAGAGG AGGTAGCAGAGGAGCTTGGAAGAACAGCCTCATCCTCATCCATAGTTCCTTACCTGCCCCGCTTACCCATGCTTCCCTCCAAGACAAGGACCCTGAAGAAGCAGGCAGAGAACAAGGAGAACATTGAGGGAGCACAGGACACTGTGGAGCACTCAGCatccagctcagcaccag GTTTCATCAGAAGCACACAGCCAGCAGGCGGGTCCCCCGCACTGCCCCGCAAGCAGAGGGACAAGtcccccagcagcctcctggaGGATGCCAAAGAGACCACGTTCACCAGGGACAGGAAAGGGGgcttcttcagctccttcaTGAAGAAGAGGAACGCTCCCACGCCTCCCAAGCGCAGCAGCTCCTTCCGGGAGATGGAGAACCAGCCCCACAAGAAATACGAGCTGACGGGTAACTTTTCCTCTGTGGCCTCCTTGCAGCACGTGGACGGGTTCTCCtttgctccagcacagcaggacacgAGCCTGGCTCCCCCCAAGTGCTACGGAGGGGGCTTTGTGCAGAGGACCTTCTACAGCGAGGAGGGCACTgggcccagcagtgctggggctgtgagcaCTGGTGGAGGGTGGTCGGGCATCACTGGCTTCTTCACGCCACGCTTGATTAAAAAGACGCTGGGTTTGCGAGCAGGAAAACCCACTGGCAATGAAGAAGCTTCAAAGCCTTTTCCAAGGTCAAACTCTACATCTTCCATGTCCTCAGGGCTTCCAGAGCAGGATAGGATGGCAATGACCCTTCCCAGAAATTCCCAGAGGTCAAAAATTCAGCTGGAACGGACTGTGTCCACCTCCTCCCAGCCCGATGAGAGCACAGAGAGGGCCAGTGACCTGATTCCCAAAAGGTTTGAAGAAGGTCCTTCTTTGACCAGAGAGAGACCAAAAGCAAAACTCTTGCCAAGGGGTGCCACAGCGCTCCCTTTTCGAACTCCCTCCGCGTCGGAAGAAAAGGAGGGTCcggggctggtggcagctccaaagggcaaggaaaaaaacagcagccCACGACAAGGGGCCCTTGAGGATGGCGAGAGGCCGGGGTGGTCATCTCCGGTAAAGGCTGCAGCAATACTTCCAACCACTCATAACCACAAAGTGCCAGTCCTAATCTCACCCACTCTAAAACACACTCCAGCAGACGTGCAGCTCATTGGCACAGACTCTCAGGGTAATAAATTTAAGCTCTTATCTGAGCATCAGGTCACTTCTTCCGGCGACAGGGACCGGCCCAGACGGGTAAAACCAAAGTGTGCTCCACCTCCACCACCGGTGATGCGGCTCCTCCAGCAGCCGGCTGCCTGCTCGGACGCAGCAGAAGAGCTGAGCAGCGCGGCGGGAGCGCAGCACGGACTGGAACCCAGCGAAGGGAGtaagaaggcagcagcagcagcagcacctgtcGGTGGAAAATCCGGGAGGCCCGTGATGCCTCCGCCCCAAGTGCCTCTGTCAACGTCTTCCACCTCCCCACTGAAAATGGCCAACGGCACGGCCGGCGCCAAGGTAGCGCTGAGAAAGACCAAGCAGGCGGCCGAGAAAATCCCCGCAGACAAGATCAGCAAGGAGGCGCTGCTGGAGTGCGCCGATCTCCTGTCCAGCGCCATCGCCGAGCCCACGCCCAACAGCCAGCTGGTGGACACGGGGCACCAGCTGCTGGATTACTGCTCAGGCTACGTGGACTGCATCCCCCACACGCGCAACAAATTCGCCTTCCGGGAAGCCGTGAGCAAACTGGAActcagcctgcaggagctgcaggtgtcCTCGACAGCTGCTGGCGTCCACGGGGCGAACCCCGTCCTTAATAACTTATTGTCATGTGTCCAAGAAATCAGTGATGTGGTGCAAAGGTAG
- the ABL2 gene encoding tyrosine-protein kinase ABL2 isoform X1 has product MGQQVGRVGEPGAGLQHQPPPQQQQQPRGLRGSSAARPAGRRREAAGRSAEGGFNVFTQHEALHRPYGCDVEPQALNEAIRWSSKENLLGATESDPNLFVALYDFVASGDNTLSITKGEKLRVLGYNQNGEWSEVRSKNGQGWVPSNYITPVNSLEKHSWYHGPVSRSAAEYLLSSLINGSFLVRESESSPGQLSISLRYEGRVYHYRINTTSDGKVYVTAESRFSTLAELVHHHSTVADGLVTTLHYPAPKCNKPTVYGVSPIHDKWEMERTDITMKHKLGGGQYGEVYVGVWKKYNLTVAVKTLKEDTMEVEEFLKEAAVMKEIKHPNLVQLLGVCTLEPPFYIVTEYMPYGNLLDYLRECNREEVSAVVLLYMATQISSAMEYLEKKNFIHRDLAARNCLVGENHVVKVADFGLSRLMTGDTYTAHAGAKFPIKWTAPESLAYNTFSIKSDVWAFGVLLWEIATYGMSPYPGIDLSQVYDLLEKGYRMEQPEGCPPKVYELMRACWKWNPPDRPSFAETHQAFETMFHDSSISEEVAEELGRTASSSSIVPYLPRLPMLPSKTRTLKKQAENKENIEGAQDTVEHSASSSAPGFIRSTQPAGGSPALPRKQRDKSPSSLLEDAKETTFTRDRKGGFFSSFMKKRNAPTPPKRSSSFREMENQPHKKYELTGNFSSVASLQHVDGFSFAPAQQDTSLAPPKCYGGGFVQRTFYSEEGTGPSSAGAVSTGGGWSGITGFFTPRLIKKTLGLRAGKPTGNEEASKPFPRSNSTSSMSSGLPEQDRMAMTLPRNSQRSKIQLERTVSTSSQPDESTERASDLIPKRFEEGPSLTRERPKAKLLPRGATALPFRTPSASEEKEGPGLVAAPKGKEKNSSPRQGALEDGERPGWSSPVKAAAILPTTHNHKVPVLISPTLKHTPADVQLIGTDSQGNKFKLLSEHQVTSSGDRDRPRRVKPKCAPPPPPVMRLLQQPAACSDAAEELSSAAGAQHGLEPSEGSKKAAAAAAPVGGKSGRPVMPPPQVPLSTSSTSPLKMANGTAGAKVALRKTKQAAEKIPADKISKEALLECADLLSSAIAEPTPNSQLVDTGHQLLDYCSGYVDCIPHTRNKFAFREAVSKLELSLQELQVSSTAAGVHGANPVLNNLLSCVQEISDVVQR; this is encoded by the exons aGGCCCTGCACCGCCCCTACGGCTGCGACGTCGAGCCCCAGGCACTGAACGAAGCCATCAGGTGGAGCTCCAAGGAGAACCTGCTTGGAGCCACTGAGAGTGACCCCAATCTCTTTGTTGCACTTTACGATTTTGTAGCAAGTGGTGACAACACACTCAGCATCACCAAAG GTGAGAAGTTGCGAGTCCTGGGTTACAACCAGAATGGTGAATGGAGTGAGGTACGTTCAAAGaacgggcagggctgggttccAAGCAACTACATCACGCCAGTGAACAGCCTGGAGAAGCACTCGTGGTACCACGGGCCTGTGTCCCGCAGCGCTGCCGAGTacctgctcagcagcctcatCAATGGCAGCTTCCTGGTGCGGGAGAGCGAGAGCAGCCCGGGCCAGCTGTCCATCTCGCTCAGGTACGAGGGACGTGTGTACCACTACAGGATCAACACCACCTCAGATGGCAAG GTCTATGTGACAGCAGAAAGCCGTTTCAGCACgctggcagagctggtgcaCCATCACTCCACGGTGGCAGATGGCCTGGTGACAACCCTGCATTACCCAGCCCCCAAGTGCAATAAGCCCACGGTGTACGGGGTGTCCCCCATCCATGACAAGTGGGAGATGGAGCGCACCGACATCACCATGAAGCACAAGCTCGGGGGAGGGCAGTATGGAGAGGTCTACGTGGGGGTCTGGAAGAAATACAATCTCACAGTGGCTGTGAAAACGTTAAAG GAAGATACCATGGAGGTGGAAGAGTTCTTGAAGGAAGCTGCTGTGATGAAGGAGATCAAGCACCCAAATCTAGTGCAGTTGTTAG gtgtgTGCACCCTGGAGCCCCCGTTTTACATCGTGACAGAGTACATGCCCTACGGGAACCTGCTGGACTACCTGCGCGAGTGCAACCGCGAGGAGGTCAGCGCTGTCGTGCTGCTCTACATGGCCACCCAGATCTCCTCTGCCATGGAGTACCTGGAGAAGAAGAACTTCATCCACAG GGACCTGGCAGCACGGAACTGCTTAGTTGGAGAAAACCACGTGGTGAAGGTGGCTGACTTTGGCTTGAGTCGACTCATGACTGGTGATACCTACACAGCCCATGCTGGGGCCAAGTTCCCAATCAAATGGACAGCTCCTGAGAGCCTGGCCTACAACACCTTTTCAATCAAATCAGATGTGTGGG CCTTTGGGGTGCTGTTATGGGAAATTGCTACCTATGGGATGTCACCATACCCAGGCATTGACCTCTCTCAGGTGTATGATCTGCTGGAAAAGGGCTATCggatggagcagccagaggggtgCCCTCCCAAGGTGTATGAGCTGATGAGGGCAT GCTGGAAGTGGAACCCACCAGACCGACCTTCCTTTGCTGAGACCCaccaggcttttgaaaccaTGTTCCACGACTCGAGCATCTCAGAGG AGGTAGCAGAGGAGCTTGGAAGAACAGCCTCATCCTCATCCATAGTTCCTTACCTGCCCCGCTTACCCATGCTTCCCTCCAAGACAAGGACCCTGAAGAAGCAGGCAGAGAACAAGGAGAACATTGAGGGAGCACAGGACACTGTGGAGCACTCAGCatccagctcagcaccag GTTTCATCAGAAGCACACAGCCAGCAGGCGGGTCCCCCGCACTGCCCCGCAAGCAGAGGGACAAGtcccccagcagcctcctggaGGATGCCAAAGAGACCACGTTCACCAGGGACAGGAAAGGGGgcttcttcagctccttcaTGAAGAAGAGGAACGCTCCCACGCCTCCCAAGCGCAGCAGCTCCTTCCGGGAGATGGAGAACCAGCCCCACAAGAAATACGAGCTGACGGGTAACTTTTCCTCTGTGGCCTCCTTGCAGCACGTGGACGGGTTCTCCtttgctccagcacagcaggacacgAGCCTGGCTCCCCCCAAGTGCTACGGAGGGGGCTTTGTGCAGAGGACCTTCTACAGCGAGGAGGGCACTgggcccagcagtgctggggctgtgagcaCTGGTGGAGGGTGGTCGGGCATCACTGGCTTCTTCACGCCACGCTTGATTAAAAAGACGCTGGGTTTGCGAGCAGGAAAACCCACTGGCAATGAAGAAGCTTCAAAGCCTTTTCCAAGGTCAAACTCTACATCTTCCATGTCCTCAGGGCTTCCAGAGCAGGATAGGATGGCAATGACCCTTCCCAGAAATTCCCAGAGGTCAAAAATTCAGCTGGAACGGACTGTGTCCACCTCCTCCCAGCCCGATGAGAGCACAGAGAGGGCCAGTGACCTGATTCCCAAAAGGTTTGAAGAAGGTCCTTCTTTGACCAGAGAGAGACCAAAAGCAAAACTCTTGCCAAGGGGTGCCACAGCGCTCCCTTTTCGAACTCCCTCCGCGTCGGAAGAAAAGGAGGGTCcggggctggtggcagctccaaagggcaaggaaaaaaacagcagccCACGACAAGGGGCCCTTGAGGATGGCGAGAGGCCGGGGTGGTCATCTCCGGTAAAGGCTGCAGCAATACTTCCAACCACTCATAACCACAAAGTGCCAGTCCTAATCTCACCCACTCTAAAACACACTCCAGCAGACGTGCAGCTCATTGGCACAGACTCTCAGGGTAATAAATTTAAGCTCTTATCTGAGCATCAGGTCACTTCTTCCGGCGACAGGGACCGGCCCAGACGGGTAAAACCAAAGTGTGCTCCACCTCCACCACCGGTGATGCGGCTCCTCCAGCAGCCGGCTGCCTGCTCGGACGCAGCAGAAGAGCTGAGCAGCGCGGCGGGAGCGCAGCACGGACTGGAACCCAGCGAAGGGAGtaagaaggcagcagcagcagcagcacctgtcGGTGGAAAATCCGGGAGGCCCGTGATGCCTCCGCCCCAAGTGCCTCTGTCAACGTCTTCCACCTCCCCACTGAAAATGGCCAACGGCACGGCCGGCGCCAAGGTAGCGCTGAGAAAGACCAAGCAGGCGGCCGAGAAAATCCCCGCAGACAAGATCAGCAAGGAGGCGCTGCTGGAGTGCGCCGATCTCCTGTCCAGCGCCATCGCCGAGCCCACGCCCAACAGCCAGCTGGTGGACACGGGGCACCAGCTGCTGGATTACTGCTCAGGCTACGTGGACTGCATCCCCCACACGCGCAACAAATTCGCCTTCCGGGAAGCCGTGAGCAAACTGGAActcagcctgcaggagctgcaggtgtcCTCGACAGCTGCTGGCGTCCACGGGGCGAACCCCGTCCTTAATAACTTATTGTCATGTGTCCAAGAAATCAGTGATGTGGTGCAAAGGTAG